DNA from Synechococcus sp. CBW1108:
CCACAAGACGCTCAAACGCCGCATGCTCCAGCAACACCGCCACCGGCCGGCCGTGTCGGGTGAGCACGATGGGCTCCCCGCTGCGCTGCGTGGATTCGATGACCTCCGCGAGGTTCTCACGGGCCTGGCTCACAGCGATTTCTCCCATGGCTGCCCAGCTCCTGTACAAATCGTACATCCATGCGCCGGGGAGCCTGACGGACCTCCAGCTCCCTACGCCACCTCCGTTTGATAACGGCAGCCGGCCTGCGCTCGGACCACGACTGCGCCGGCGCCCTGCACCATGCGAGTTGCCGCTCCTGTGAAGTGATCGCCGCCCTCGGAGGCGTGCTCTAGCAAATCACCGGGGCCACTGGGTGTGGCTTGCCAGGGCCAAGAGAAGAGGATTGGAGTTGGCGCCCCCAGCCAGCGTCTGGAGGGAGTTTGTGGTGACGAGCAGGCAGGAGTAGGAGGGCCTGGGGAGAGGGGGTAGGCGGCCCCGCAGCAGGGTTCGCAAAAAATCTAGGTTCGGGGCCCCGCTGGTGCCGCCGAGCCCGGCAGCCGTGTAGGCGAAGGCGCCGGTGCGGGTCAGACAGGTTTGATAACTGGTTTGGCCCTGAATGCGGCCCCTGGCAATCTGCTGCTTGGCTTGGGAGAGGGTCTGAAGCTGTGCCTGCTGTAGATGGAGTGCGGGGATGGTTGTGGTGATGGCTGCTGGATCCAGGGCAGCCTCCTGCCAAGAGGCAAGTGGTGTGAGAAGCAACCAATCCCTTCCATGGGTAAAGCGTTTACTCGGGCCGATGGCAACATTGCGCTGCAGCAAGCTGGTGTGCTTGGTGGCGGGTCCAAGCGAGGCGGCAGCGGCTTGCCAGGGCTGTGGCAGGAGCGCAGAAGCGGGAGGCAGAGGAAGGGGCGGTGACTGGGGAAAAACCACCAGGTGAAGGGTGGCGAGGCCGACACCTGCAGCTAGGGCTGCCAACCAGAACCGCTGCTGAGCGCGCTCTAGCTGGGCAGGGTTGCTATTGCTCATGCGGTTAACTCTTGATCGAGCAACCTGTAAAAAATCCAGCCGGCAACGGTGGCAGCAATCAGGGAGAAGATAAGGCCACCGTGGCCATGGAAGAAATCAAAAGCTGCCATGCCGCTGCGATCTTCCCAGGTGGTGAAGTAGGCCAGAAGGGCAATGCGAACTGTATTGATTGCATAGGCAGAAACTATGGCGCCGCCGAATGCTGCAAGGATGTGTCCGCGCTGCTTCAGCGGAAAAATGAGCTGGAAGATAACTACCATGCCGATCGAAAAGATCAGCTGTTCGTTGCCATTGCAATTTGTCTGAACTATTACCCCGGCAGAGCCAATCGAGATCTCCTTGCCACTGAGGCCCGCCTGAAAGCCGAGCCCGTAGAGAAAGGCCCAGGTGAGCAGGGCTGTGAGCCGATTTTGGATGGGGGATGACAACACCGCAAATGCACCACCAATAGAAAGCAGCATTGAAATGAGAAGGGGGGCCGCAAAGAGATGCCATTGCTGGAGTGGCCGACTGAGCAGGGCCAGGGCGCAGATAGATCCAGGTAAGAGCAAATACTTGATATAACCAGCCTGGAAGCTGATCAGTGCTGGCGATAGAGTTAAAAGCAGGGCGATTAAGATTGCTCCAGCAAAGAAGCTGAAACGGCTTGGTTTTGGCCAGAGATTGGCCAATTTATCCTCTATGGAGATGGCGATACCAAGCCAAAGCAACAGCTGAAAGATCTGCAGACTAAGGTCTATCTCGCTGAGCCAAAGCATGCTGGTATTCCAGCAGAACATCAAAGCGGCCAGTAGAAGAAAAAGGGTCCTTCGATTGCATAGCCTAGATACCCAATGCTGCAGCTCAAACATGGCAGTTGGCGCGCGGGATCAACATATAACTAGAGCTTGTGAAGGCCATAAAATCCCCAGGCGTAGGCAATTGCCATCAAGCAGATGCGGAGGGCATTGCGGCCGAGGTTCCAGGCAGCAGCAGAAGTTTGACGGTTTAGATCAACACGAAACTGGGCACTGCGTGCTTCCACCGAGGACAGCAGCTCCTTTCGTCTGGCCGGCGCATCTAGCTCAGGCTTGAAGAAAGCAGGAGGCAAGCTAGCTTGCGACTTCGTCCATTCGGCTTCAATTACCGCATCGGGGGCACTTTTTATTCTTGTTTCGACTGCCTTTATTTGCTCCTGGGCCTGGCTACTGGTTGCTGCGCCCTTGGCGGTAATCAGCTCCATGCCCTTGGCAAAGAGAATGGCCTGCCAGCCAGCCAGCAGCAGCAAGCTGATGGTGCCGGCCAGGGCCAGACGGCGAATCCCCAGCTCTGATTTCTTAAGAGCGATCAACCGTTGACCCTTAGGGTTGGGAGCCTCCTGGCTATGGACCTGAAGCTGCAGGTAGCCTGACACTCGCAACAGGGCCACTCCAACGAGTGCCAGGCTGGCAGAGCTGACAATGGTGTTGGATATGCCAAGACCCCAATCCGGTGAGCCTAGATTGAGGGGAAGTAAGTTGAAAACAACGGCAAAAACAAATACAGCAAATAACACCCTGCCGATGCGCCGGATCAGCCTGATCCCACCGAGGGGCAATCGATTTTTGCTCACGATAAGAGCCCAAAGGCAAAGGCAAGAGGCAGACTATCTGAGCTGAAGTGCAAAGCAGTTAACTAACATGCAGACCAACTCTAAGCTGGAGGGAGAAGAATTTTCTATATTATATGTAAAAAATTAACAAGTCTTAGCTAATACGCGGATTCACAGGGCTGCTCTAGCGATGCCCATAGCTTGGGCGCCGTAGTGGCGGGTCATGTCTGCCTGGAGGTGCCAGGCGGAAAGAAGGGTCTTGGCGACGCGGCGCAGTTCGGCCACGTCATCGCAGGAATCGATCGCCCTTGAGTGGGATTCCAGGCTGAACTGACGGCTAAGGGTGAGGTCGGCCACAGGTAATCATGAGAAGCAATAAAACTTTACGCAATCAGGCGGGGGTCTGGCGGGCGGGTTGCCGAACCGGGGCGCCAGACTGAAAAACCCATCCCCCCAGCCATGACAACTACCCGTGAGCAGATCCTTGCCGCTTCAGCCGGTTGGGTAGCGGTGGTGCTGAACCTGGTGCCTGGCCTGGGCAGCGGCTATCTCTATCAACGGCGCTGGAGGGCTTACTGGATCACCTCAGCCCTTGCTACTTCCTGGTTTGTGGCCGGAGCAGTGTTGGGCCAGCAAGCGGAAGCAGCCGCAGAAGCTCAGAACCAGCTTGTGGGCCTGGCCGGTCTGCTGGCGCTGGCAGCGGTGACGGCCACCGAGGCAGGCCTGGCGGTGAAAAAGGCGCGCCAGGCCAGTTGATCTGGTGAGGTCTTAGCGCTTTGGCTTGGTGTCGTACTCAACAATGTAGGCAACGG
Protein-coding regions in this window:
- a CDS encoding type II toxin-antitoxin system Phd/YefM family antitoxin; the protein is MGEIAVSQARENLAEVIESTQRSGEPIVLTRHGRPVAVLLEHAAFERLVAAADEASDRAALAQARADDDSVPWEQVKVDLGLV
- a CDS encoding archaeosortase/exosortase family protein, with the protein product MFELQHWVSRLCNRRTLFLLLAALMFCWNTSMLWLSEIDLSLQIFQLLLWLGIAISIEDKLANLWPKPSRFSFFAGAILIALLLTLSPALISFQAGYIKYLLLPGSICALALLSRPLQQWHLFAAPLLISMLLSIGGAFAVLSSPIQNRLTALLTWAFLYGLGFQAGLSGKEISIGSAGVIVQTNCNGNEQLIFSIGMVVIFQLIFPLKQRGHILAAFGGAIVSAYAINTVRIALLAYFTTWEDRSGMAAFDFFHGHGGLIFSLIAATVAGWIFYRLLDQELTA